The following proteins are encoded in a genomic region of Gossypium hirsutum isolate 1008001.06 chromosome D05, Gossypium_hirsutum_v2.1, whole genome shotgun sequence:
- the LOC107903678 gene encoding sufE-like protein 2, chloroplastic, with product MTSLSITTTATTPFTFPFHCFFDKHYFPITKRIQLKLSRGGTIESNKFSGKSGLNKLFVASSCLTKIQTPVETTYKQGVSHKVQFLVAEFKSLTEPIDRVKRLLYYAEMLAPFDESARLPENRVNGCTAQVWLDAGIDKKGKVWFRADSDSEISKGFCSCLIWVMDGADPEEVVGVTAEELVELNVGVHGKVQSRVNTWQNVLISMRDKTAALVAERYMK from the coding sequence ATGACCTCCTTATCCATAACAACAACAGCAACAACCCCTTTCACTTTCCCCTTCCATTGTTTCTTTGATAAACACTATTTCCCCATTACTAAAAGAATTCAATTAAAGCTTTCCCGGGGAGGTACTATTGAATCAAACAAATTCTCAGGTAAATCGGGTTTGAACAAGTTATTCGTTGCTTCGTCTTGTTTAACGAAGATTCAAACACCTGTGGAAACTACGTATAAACAAGGAGTTTCCCACAAGGTTCAGTTTTTGGTTGCAGAATTCAAGTCTTTAACGGAACCAATCGATCGTGTAAAACGGCTGTTATATTACGCAGAGATGCTCGCTCCGTTTGACGAGTCGGCTCGGCTGCCTGAGAATCGAGTCAATGGTTGCACCGCCCAGGTGTGGCTCGATGCCGGGATAGACAAAAAAGGGAAGGTTTGGTTTCGAGCTGACAGTGATTCAGAGATAAGTAAAGGTTTTTGTTCGTGTCTAATATGGGTGATGGACGGTGCCGATCCTGAAGAGGTTGTCGGGGTGACAGCGGAAGAATTGGTGGAGCTGAACGTCGGAGTCCATGGGAAGGTCCAATCAAGAGTGAATACATGGCAAAATGTGTTGATTAGCATGCGAGATAAAACGGCGGCGCTGGTGGCAGAAAGGTACATGAAATGA